TTATCTAtcaatcttatatatataaaagaaagtcgtgttagttacactatttataactcaagatcggtcgaactgatttagttgaaaattgatggggagctagcttagaactaggagacggacataggaacttttttatcttgtgtgcattttttttattccgcgcggacggagtcgcgggtaaaagctagtatgtattAAGTAATGAACAAAATCAGGTTATGATAAACGCTCTTTAATTTCCAACAGGCGCTCTAGGTTTTTTTTGCCTTAAGACGAAACATTATAGTTTATAAGCAAATTGaaattcaaaatgaaaaatagtacTACAAACTGCTTATCTGGTCTAGCGGACTAAAGTGCGAAAATAATAAAGCAGTTTTAGCTTGTGTATCATATATTATagctaattttttattacatttataactgACTTTAAAAGAGTAGGCGCTTCTCGTGTGACAGAACTagcgcgatagcagcgccctCACACCGGGCCAGAGAAGtttgtcacaattttttttaatatagacaGTAGAAAAATCTTAAgagattaaatatatatcttaacCAGTCTGTTCAGggaattatattaaatcatttcatcgttttatataatctatattctACACTTGTTGCGTGTTGTCAATATCTGTAGCAAGTACCCCATCCCCCgtttataaattcaatcaaTACTTTCCCACTTTGCTCCAGGCTTCGACTGGCGGCTGGGATTCTTTCGTTCCTGTTGTCTCCTGGGGTACTACAAAGTATTTAATTCTCTGTTTTAATTGCATTGAATTGCTGCCAAAATGTGTAGCAAACTTGCAAGAATTACCGAGCTCTTCATAAGAACTGTCGTCAATTCGAAGCGCTTCGATCGAAACCTTCGCAATGTacgtattaatatattttctatttctattcTATGTAAttacttcattaaaatatgttaaaactgTCTAAAATTGTATGTTATAACATTACTAGAATCTCTGGTGTAGAATTctatgaacaaaaaaatcaattatatacCTAGGTGTATCTAAAATATACATAGCTTTTGCACTCTACCGTTAttgatttttcatattttggaCAAGCGCAATGTCCACTATGAATGTCTTTGTGTTAAAGATTTCctaatttcatttaagtttCATCTTTCAACATCCCTTtaataagaatattaaataattacttatacCCTAAtctatacattaaatttatatgtatccAAATGGAAGATGTGGTGTACCATTATAGGGCGTGGCTGTAACATGGATCTCCATTTTGAAGAACATTTTTGTTCAGAATTAAATGATTCTTGCTTAGACATCTGagatttatgattttaaatacaactgaAATTCTTTGAAGTGGAAAATCATCATTTgctctaattttttttcaaagctaTAAGGGTGTGGCTTTGTTTGTTATACTATATTGTAGGTTTAGTGTGAGATAGTATATGTTTTCTAATAAGATAAGATACGAGGGCATACAAGATTCAGTCGACTCATTTACTTTGGTTCAACTGTTCGGACCAGAACCAAACTGTTGAGAGTTTTGATCCAAACAACTAAAACATCAGTTagcttgattattttataaaggaaCAGTTTTTGTCAATAAAGGGGAATTACTTCGCAATTTACATACAGAGAATTGTAAGTCATCGGCAAATTGTGAATGTTGATCGGGTGCAGTCATCGCTTGTGATAATGGAAATTATTTGCCAGATAGTCTTAATTTTCACAAAGAACggataaaaaatcaatacaggAAACCTTAACTTTGTGCCGATTTATCTTCGGCAAATTAGAGAAATCCTATTGTCCAGTTGAAGGTAATGGACATaagaataatgtaaactgctttgctttgttttaaaagctttGCTTTTAAAGTCCAAAACCCACATTGCGCTTCCAGTGATAAATCACCTTAAAAGCATATTGCCGCACCATTTATTCTATTTGAAGAATTTGTGATGacagtatatttttgtatgggTGTTTTTACACTGGAATCATACAGTAAAGCAATGCTTATCCAACCTTTTTCCcaagttttaacaaaaataaagaatagttaaattataaaatcaatagaaaaaataGGGCGTGGCTGGTAACTATAGGGAGATAATGATATTAggcaatatgtattaatataagtaaagttAAAAGGTAGTTTAGCAATTGATCAAAGATTATGCAAAGGGATCTAGCAGGATGTCAAAAAGTAGTATTtagttgtaaaatattgaaaaatgttttgagtTTGAAAACATAGACTTAGGGATGGCTATGATTCTTTCAATTTAATCCGATAAGAGCCACAGATAAAGCTAAAGCTCAGACTTCTTTAGTATTCTTTATTTGGAAGACTCGGTGcctatttagtaaaattacatgTCTTAGTACGATAAGAGCATGAGGCGAGTCTCCCCGAGTCCTGGGCTTAAGTTTCCGAATCAGTGTTTCCTCTGAGTTACTCTTAAGTTAGTAAAGCCTAGGCCCTTGTTCTTCTCTAGTCTACTAtatcaaacattaaaaaaagtaatctaAATTAAAGTAACCGAGGAACATATTTAGGatcattattaacaatttgaaTTCAACAGTGCAAATATGCAATGatgaaaacaaatgaagattgcctttattttagtatttcattttcattaaaaatattttcattgtttctCAGATTAAGTTGGTGTCATGCGGCGATGGAGTTGTGATATCGGAGCTCCAAGTGGGTTCTGAACATCTGAACGAGAGCGGAACCCTGCATGGAGGGTTCATTGCTCATATGGTTGACACGCTGTCAACCTTTGCCCTGCTGGCCAGCGATCAAGCAGTTGGGCGTGGACTGTCCGTTGATCTCAGTGTTAGgtatggtattttttttttaatttaaagctactctttaatttttgcaaaaagAATTGACAGTACTTCTGCTTTCTTTCTGTGccataatgaaaatttatacaagtatGTGCAGCAATACATATAAGTCTAAAAGATGCAATAAAGAAAGTGACTTCTAGTGATAACATACTTTTATCATCTAGTAGAGGCAGTTGTTTGACATTGAAAGAGGCTtcaataaattactttgtaaaatgctaagtagaatttataaaaaatttaaaattacaaccaATTACAGTCTACATTACTTagtgatagaaaaaaaatctttatctcCGTTAGGATTCTGGAAGAAACGATCAAATCCTAATATGTCACCGCCATTTTTTCGCGTCGTCCATCttggatttatttaaagtcTTCTGTATTCTACTaataaagacatttttttttctaatcggAACCAATATCtatgataaattattgttatttcagttACCTGTCTACGGTTTCGGAAGGCGACAAGTTGGAGATAGAGTCTGTTACCAAGAAGGTGGGGAACAAGGTGGCTTTCCTCGAGGTGCAGATCCGCAACAAGGATAACGACGAGCTAGTCGCTACAGGTAggcatataaaatatgtaggtCGTAAATGAATGTTGTATTTAGTTTTAGatgaatttgttgttgttgtagtTGAATTTACCtataaagtgtttttattatttatattgttgtttatttttattaccttttttctAGTcaagaataaatgtattacaagcaaaacttttttttcttttattttgttctgtAGAAATATTTCTTCATCTAAATTCTTCATCTTCAAAAAATTCTAcatgttatttgttatatatgatatacaaatgtttgtttCGATAGTGGAAACCTACCCTAAACTTTCAGAATTTCAGATAACTGTTAATTTAAGCGACAATCATTTGTTTCTAATAGGAATCGTCCATTAATTACGCTGGGTGTGGTCACGAAACTTCACGCGGGGGTTCTAATAAAGCACCTGTCCTCTTTTTctgattaattattaataaatttattttcatttaattaaaactgattactttaattaatcattctaaaatttccaaaataattttgtattaaaaaaacacgtgATTTTAGGTATAGGGTCTAAAGGGTTGGTTTAAGCCTCACCATTTATTAAAGAGGGGTAGGGTCAAAATAACATCACGTGATTAATGGACGGCCCCCATAGCTGCTACAGTTTACTTGCCTATCTgatgtaaaagattttaaaggaatttgtataattcaataaaaaatagaaaattgggggttagatttttattttacataataaaaggTGTCTTCAAAGGAGAGAATTTCTTTTGTATGGTAGTTAGGCCCACAAATAAACAGTGATTAATAAGTAAAGagatatatgtatttgttttcaCGTCTTTATGCGGAATATACTGAAAATTGGACAAAATTATCAACTTTGAGGTTACCTGTCACAATACATTGAGTATTGAACCGCAACGTAAATCTTGATATcgatttactaaataattaaaatctaattgttgcatttactttataaataattaaaaaatggccggaataaaataaaattttattcaatattgatATTTGACTAATATAAAACGGCaccatttaaattaacttctttGGTAAGGACTTTTTGTagctttaataaaactttaatacacTATTATTAATTGGAAAATTTACGATacgtttttgaaatattaaaatcatatcATTCGTTTCAATTGAAAGTCTAAATTAAGTATAACCTAACCCGAGAAATAGAAACTCTTTATGTTGCAGAAACCCACAAaactcttatttttttaatggcaacagaaaattgatttaaaatataaatttgttgcCCTGGCATTGACATTGTTGATTGACGGGCAATTGTCAAAgtatttgtatacaattgtATAGTGAATCTATTTAAGGATGATTAGTTTGACAATTCACTAGAGATGGGCTGTGTAAAACTGGTTATGAATCTTTTGATTTTAGATGGCTGTTCTCATAGAACTTGCATTCGAAATTTCGGGATTActggttttaaaatacaacattgtttttttttattcttactttattcttcaaaaatacataaataaataaaacattaaaccaAAAATTGAGGTGTTCACTatttaatgctttttttaacttataattttaatctataatgACTGTAATAAGAATAGAATAATCGTTTATTGCtacacaaaagaaaataataaattaacttatgaACAAAtatgattacaaaaaaattaagaatgtGGCAAAAGGTGGCCAGCTCAGCTGATACAGGGACGACCACGGCCCTCCCTGCGCTGGTTTTTAGCAGGTCCCTTTGTTCTCACACCATCTGCACTGAGGTGGTAGTGGTAGGGTAACTTACAttaataaccaaaaaaaaaaaggaaaatcatAGTACAACTTATGAAAGTTTAAGCAGTGTAAATACAaggttaacaataattttaacttgcaATAACAGTataatatagaataaaaaaaaaaagaaaataattacctACTAAATGTAAAAGATACCTATGTTATAGTACTTATTTGTTCgattaattttcttacaagACCTATACTCGACAGTTCATAGTTGTTCGTTAGGGTGTACGGGTCTATACTACGACAACCGTTCATTATGAACAAGATactcatacaaaattaattcgatATTTCATAGGCGTCATTTGTCAAACTAATCAACCTTAAATAGACACAGTATAATAGTGGTGTAATTTTTGAATTCGTGATAA
This DNA window, taken from Papilio machaon chromosome Z, ilPapMach1.1, whole genome shotgun sequence, encodes the following:
- the LOC106717152 gene encoding acyl-coenzyme A thioesterase 13, which codes for MCSKLARITELFIRTVVNSKRFDRNLRNIKLVSCGDGVVISELQVGSEHLNESGTLHGGFIAHMVDTLSTFALLASDQAVGRGLSVDLSVSYLSTVSEGDKLEIESVTKKVGNKVAFLEVQIRNKDNDELVATGITWPDDRPENPVGAEGARERWKYSSAAMAASGALANRVARANRLLGRAATQMRAQHGDLSDSE